Proteins from one Malania oleifera isolate guangnan ecotype guangnan chromosome 4, ASM2987363v1, whole genome shotgun sequence genomic window:
- the LOC131154010 gene encoding heavy metal-associated isoprenylated plant protein 41-like — protein sequence MGVGREVEEDKYITEEIDRSEEEEEEDAEDETEEEEEEEEEEDDDEYQGETEQKWIKHYSSSHRILLVGEGDFSFALSLATAFGSARNLVATSLDSLESVEKKYEGGIRNVRKIEEKGGVVLFGVDAKQMSQHFFLRTQRFDRIVYNFPHVGFLFREHSYCQIQLNKALVKGFLKNSKVLLKKETEKEEGGEIHVTHKEGEPYNKWDLVRKAEKIGLVLQEAVAFCKDDYPGYNNKRAHGGNSDAAFHLGYCTTFKFRPRR from the exons ATGGGAGTGGGAAGGGAAGTAGAAGAAGACAAATACATTACAGAAGAAATTGATCggtcagaagaagaagaagaagaagatgctgAAGATGaaacagaggaggaggaggaggaggaggaggaggaggatgacGATGAGTACCAGGGAGAAACAGAGCAGAAGTGGATAAAGCATTACTCATCTTCACATCGAATCCTGCTGGTCGGAGAAGGCGACTTCTCTTTCGCCCTCTCCTTAGCCACCGCTTTCGGATCCGCCCGCAACCTCGTTGCCACTTCTCTCGATTCCCTTG AGAGTGTGGAGAAGAAATACGAGGGGGGGATTAGGAACGTGAGGAAGATAGAGGAAAAGGGGGGAGTGGTGTTGTTCGGAGTGGACGCAAAGCAGATGAGCCAACACTTCTTCCTCAGGACTCAGAGGTTCGATCGCATCGTCTACAACTTCCCTCACGTCGGTTTTCTCTTCCGCGAGCATAGCTACTGCCAAATCCA GTTGAACAAGGCATTGGTGAAGGGGTTCTTGAAGAACAGCAAAGTACTGTTGAAGAAGGAGACAGAGAAAGAGGAAGGGGGAGAGATTCATGTGACTCATAAGGAGGGCGAGCCTTACAACAAATGGGATTTGGTGAGAAAGGCAGAGAAGATAGGATTGGTTTTACAGGAAGCAGTAGCCTTCTGTAAGGATGACTATCCGGGATACAACAACAAGAGAGCCCATGGTGGCAACTCTGATGCCGCATTTCATCTGGGATATTGCACTACTTTCAAGTTCAGGCCCCGTAGGTAG